Proteins from a single region of Pirellulales bacterium:
- a CDS encoding 3-deoxy-D-manno-octulosonic acid transferase, with amino-acid sequence MPYLFNLFYMALIVVASPWLLYQVVRRGKYRAGLAEKFLGRVPVRQGNRPCLWLHAVSVGEVNLLAPLLAEIRRTRPDWECVISATSVTGYTLARKKYADYTVCYCPLDFSWAVRAAMRRIRPDCLVLAELELWPNLIRAAREAASAVAIINGRLSEHSFRGYQRARLFLRPLVEKIDLVAVQNEEFAARFRALGARDEAVRITGSIKFDGAQTSRANPATVALAKAAGFATDDIVFLAGSTQQPEEALALTAYKSLRDRFPRLRLVLVPRHPERFEEVAALLAASEIPWQRRSKLNADGVDPQARVLMVDTVGELGAWWGTAHIAFVGGSIHKRGGQNMIEPAAYGAAVSFGPNTRNFRDIVAQLLAAKGAVVVRDGAEMTAFVERCLVDSSFASNLGSNARGLVARQLGATARTLAGIDRLMDRPQGESSRARSAA; translated from the coding sequence GTGCCGTATCTGTTCAATCTTTTTTACATGGCGCTGATCGTCGTCGCCTCACCCTGGCTCTTGTACCAGGTCGTGCGGCGCGGCAAATATCGCGCTGGACTGGCCGAGAAGTTTCTTGGCCGCGTGCCGGTGCGACAGGGGAATCGTCCCTGCCTGTGGCTGCACGCCGTGAGCGTAGGCGAGGTGAATTTGCTCGCGCCGCTTCTGGCCGAGATTCGCCGCACGCGCCCCGACTGGGAATGCGTCATCTCGGCAACAAGCGTCACGGGCTACACGCTCGCGCGAAAGAAATACGCCGACTACACGGTCTGCTACTGCCCGTTGGATTTCAGTTGGGCGGTACGCGCCGCGATGCGCCGCATCCGGCCCGATTGCCTGGTGCTCGCCGAGCTCGAGTTGTGGCCCAACCTGATCCGCGCCGCGCGCGAGGCGGCGTCCGCCGTGGCGATCATCAACGGCCGTCTGAGCGAGCACAGCTTTCGCGGTTATCAGCGGGCGCGGCTCTTCTTGCGGCCGCTGGTTGAAAAGATTGATCTCGTGGCGGTACAGAACGAAGAGTTCGCCGCCCGGTTTCGGGCGCTGGGCGCACGCGACGAGGCGGTGCGCATCACGGGCTCGATCAAGTTCGACGGCGCCCAGACCAGCCGCGCCAATCCGGCGACGGTGGCACTGGCCAAAGCGGCGGGCTTTGCGACCGACGACATTGTCTTTCTAGCCGGCAGCACGCAGCAGCCTGAAGAGGCATTGGCGCTAACGGCGTATAAGTCCTTGCGTGATCGGTTCCCTAGGTTGCGTCTGGTGCTCGTGCCCCGGCATCCCGAGCGCTTCGAAGAGGTCGCCGCCTTACTGGCCGCTTCGGAAATTCCTTGGCAGCGGCGGAGCAAGTTGAATGCGGACGGTGTCGATCCCCAAGCGCGCGTGCTGATGGTTGATACGGTGGGCGAGCTGGGGGCCTGGTGGGGAACGGCGCATATCGCCTTCGTAGGCGGCAGTATTCACAAGCGCGGCGGGCAGAACATGATCGAGCCCGCCGCCTATGGCGCCGCCGTTTCGTTCGGGCCGAACACGCGCAACTTTCGCGACATCGTGGCCCAGTTGCTCGCGGCCAAGGGAGCCGTTGTGGTGCGCGACGGCGCGGAGATGACCGCCTTCGTCGAACGCTGCCTTGTCGATTCGTCGTTTGCCAGCAATCTGGGCAGCAACGCGCGCGGGCTGGTGGCGCGGCAACTGGGCGCGACGGCCCGCACGCTCGCCGGTATTGACCGGCTGATGGACCGACCCCAGGGCGAATCGAGTCGCGCGCGCTCGGCGGCCTGA